CAGCAGTCGAAGGCCACTGGAACCTTCGTGAGCCCCATCATCACGCCGGGGCTGTTCATCGCCGCGCCGCCGGCTACGTTGCTGCCCAGCCCGTCCAGCGCGACGGGGAAGCTCACGACGAAGAGCACCGCCGCGAGGACAATGGTCGTTGTGGCGCGCGCGGGGGCCTTCCCCTTGCGGATCTGACGGTCAAGCAAGTAGGCTACGCAGACTTCAAGCAGGGACATCGAGGAGGAAATGGCGGCCAGGAACACCAGGAAATAGAAGAGGAATCCCACAAAGGAACCGCTGAAGCCTCCCATACCGGTCACGAAGACCTCGTGCAGAGACACGAAGAGCAGCGAGGGGCCGCCGGCAGGGGCAAGGCCGAAGGCAAAGCACGCCGGCATGACGACCATACCGGCCAGGACCGCGATGATGGTGTCGGCCAGCGGGATGATGTACATCTCCCGGGAGAGATCCTGCTCCTTCGACAGGTAGGAACCGTAGGTGATCATGACTCCCATGCCGAGAGACAGAGAGAAGAACATCTGCCCTGCCGCCGTTTTCAAGACCTTGAAAAAGCCGATCTCAGGATCCGAGAATACCGCGAAGTTCGGCTTGAACATGAAGTCCAAACCCTTTTCAGCGCCTGGGAAGGTGTAGACGTAAGCGGCCAGCCCGACGAGAATGATGGCAAGGGCGGGAATGGCGTACTTGTTGAAGCGCTCGATGCCGCTTTCGACGCCGCTCATGACGACCACGATGTTGAGGACCTGGAAGATCGCCAGATAGAGGAGCATGTCGGAGCCGCTGCAGATGAACTCTCCGAAGTAAGCGCCGCTTTTGATGTTCGCGAAATTCGCGCCCCCCGAGAACATCGATTCGACGAAAGCGACCATGTACTTCAAGACCATGCCGCCCAAGACGTTGTAAAAAGCGAGAATGATAAACGGCGAAGCCACGCCCAGATATCCCACCCAGGCGAACTTCTTCGAGAGAGCCTGATAGGCCTCCACGGCGCCCTTACCGGTCTTGCGTCCCAGGGCCAACTCTCCAAGCATAATGACAACGCCGACCAACAGGACCACTGCCAGGTACACGACCAGGAACGCCCCGCCGCCGCTTTTTCCCATCTTATAGGGGAACCCCCAGAGGTTGCCCAAGCCAACGGCAGAACCGATCGCCGCCATCAAGAAGCCGAACTTGGACTTCCACTGCCCTCTTGCAACATCCTTCTCACGTGACATTTTTCTCATCTCCCTTTTAAGAAATTACGGATGCCCTTTTTATACGGACAAATCCTACCATATTATACAAACTGAATATAAAAAAACCAACCATTTCCTTTTAATTATATTCAGAATAATTGAAATTCTTCAAGGTAAATGCAACGCAACATCCGGTACCCCGTTGCATTAAATCTGAATTAAAAGGAGCTTGCATTTAGGGCTTGTTTAAAAAACATTTCAGCTTGTATTATTTCAATAAAATAACACTGGCAGCGACAAGAACAAAAGCGAAAAACGAAGCGTCAAGTTTGTCATAGCGGGTGAAAATTCTACGGAACCATTTGATTTTCTGAAAGAAACATTCAACCAAGTGTCGTTCCTTGTAAACATGCTCATCTATAAACCACGGTTCGGGATTATCGCTCTTCGGCGGGATAGTGTAACTTCCCTCCCGAGAAGTAATGTACTCTCTGATGGCTTGCGAACCGTAAGCCTTATCGCCGATGACGTTGCTCCCTCTGATTTCCGCTTGCCCGAGCAAGGACACGGCATGGCGGGAATCGTGGTCATTGCCGGGACTGAGCAGGAGCGCCAGCGGATTGCCTAAACCATCTACTATCGCATGAATTTTCGTATTCTTGCCGCCTCTGGACATGCCAATCGCTTGAGCCCCTTTTTTCCCCCTTCCGGGGTTTTCCCTCTCCCGTTGGCACTTTGATGTACTTTGCAGGACGTGGAGTCGATAGAGAGATTTTCCATGTCGGCATCAGCGCTTAGGGCGGCAAAGATCGCCTCGAATATTCCCCGCTGTTTCCACAGCCTGAAACGTGCGTAAACTGCCTGCCATTTGCCGTAACGCTCCGGAAGATCTCTCCATGGCGCTCCACTTCTGGCAAGCCACAGAATCCCATTGATGATCCTGCGGTTATCGTATTTTGCCGGGCGTCCACGTTGACCTGATTTCGGGTGTTCGGGCGGCAGCATTCTCTTGATTCGATTCCACTCGCTGGAGGTCAGTTCATATCTTCTCTCTTCCATGAGAAAAGTTTAAGCGATTGGATCGATTTAGGCAACTTTGACGTTTTTTAAACAAGCCCTAGTCTGAATTGATGAAAGACCTTTCTTACGAGACAACAGATCTCGGAAAGGAGTTCATCATCATGAACAAACATTTGACTCTGGCTGAAAGAAAAGCCATTGAAAGCGCCCTCAACCGGCGAGAATCTCTCAGAAGTATTGCCTCAACAGTTCTGAAGTCGCCGAGTACGATCTCCAGAGAGATCAGAAAACATGCAGAGACTGTCTTCAAAGGCTGTTATGGCCGGACAGCAAACTGCTGCCTTCACCGGTATGACTGCTCCGTTACTTCCCTTTGTAACACCTCTCCGAAATGCCGTTCACTGTGTTTCCGGTGCTCAAGATGTAATACGATGTGTCCTGACTTTAAGGAGGAGGTCTGCCCGCAGCTTTCGGTTCCTCCGTATGTCTGTAACGGCTGCCCCAACCGTCACCGCTGCACTTTAAAAAAACGGATCTATTCTGCTAAATCTGCAAATGACTCTTACGAGAAAACTTTGCATGAGGCTCGTGAAGGCTTCAATATCTCCGATGCCGAGCTTGCAGATATTGATTCTTTTTTCTCTCCTCTCATCAAACAGGGGCAGTCTCTCTATCATATTATCCGTAATAATCGAGATACTGTTCCCTGTTCTGAAAGTACCGCCAGACGGCTCCTGCTTTCGGGTATTTTAGAGGCACGGAAAATAGACTTGCCCCGAGCTGTCCGTTTTAAGAAGAGAAAGGGAAAAAGAAATAACATGAAGGTGGATAAAAAATGTCGTGAAGGCCGTACCTACAATGATTTTCTCTCTTTTTCGGAGAAACATCCGGACATGCTTATTACCGAAATCGACAGTGTCGTTGGCACCGCAGGAGGAAAAGTTCTTCTGACTGTCATCTTAAGAAACTGCAACTTTATGCTGGCTTTTTTGAGAGATAAAAATACTGCTCAATCTGTTGAGCAGATTTTTACAATGCTCTTCACTCTTCTGGGCAGGAAACGCTATAAGTCCATGTTTCAGGTCCTTCTTGCTGACAACGGTACAGAGTTTTCCAATCCGACGGCTATCGAAAAAGGTCCGGACGGAGAAAGAAAATCATATATGTTCTATTGCAATCCACAAGCACCGCAGGAAAAACCGAAGGTTGAAAATAATCATACTCTCATTCGAAGGATCCTTCCCAAGGGAACAACTTTCGACAATTTATCCCAAACTGATATCAACCTGATGATGTCTCATATAAACTCATACGGGAGGAAAAAATTTAACGGAAAATCTCCTGCAGAGATCTTTATCAACCTGTATGGCGAGGACGTATTGCATTTACTCGGACTCGAACTTATTCCGCCACAGGATATCTGTTTAAAGCGGACTCTTCTCGCCGGTAAATAACGGCTCCTTTTTAATTTCTTGATTGCATTAACTCTGAACTGAAAATTTTGCTTTCAGTTGAGGGTCACTTTTGTATGCTCTTTTTTCGGACAATTTCCTCGTAACAGCTTTTCATCCCCTTGAATTTGTTCCGTTAGCGCAATCTTGATCGTTATTATGTGTTCGTAATGACTGCTTGCTGCTTTTGTCCTGTCAAAGTAAATGCAACCCCGTCGCATTTACTTTGACGAGGTTGCATTTACTCTGAAAATTTACCTTCAGAATAAAATACTTTAATTAATAACATTTCACATTAAGTTTATGCTGCACGTAAAACAGAAACGGTCCTATGTCTGCAACAAATTGAGAAGCGGCATAAACCATCAGCTCAAACCCCCGTTTTGATATTGAACCAAACACGTTTGTTTATGAATCTCGCTTTCAGCGCCGGATCAATGGAGAGAAGAATGAACAGGCCCACTGCCTCTTCTATCGGATCTCCCTCGCAGCACCCGGCAAACTATGTCGATACTTTCTATCAAGAATCAGAATGATAAAGCCCCCAAAAAAACAGACCGGCCCCGCAGGGTCGGCCTGGTTTTTTATGTACGTCCTGAAAAACGCCCGCCGAAAAGCGGCAGGATCGCGCGCTCGACGGTCTTCAGCAGCAGATAGGTGACCAGCACGTCGCCGGGCAGGCAGATCAGGTTGGTCATGGCGCGCGCGGGGAAAATGGCCCACACGGCTTTTTTGTAGAGGATCACGAGCCACAGCGTGTTGCAGCCGAGGTTGACGATCAGCTTGACGAGCAGATGGGCGACGAACACGCGCGTCACCGTGAGCGGGCGGCGGTACAGTATCGTGCCGTAAATCACGCCGGCCAGAACGGCGCTGAGCGTGAAACCCGGAAAGTAAACGCCCTCGGGTTTGATCATGAACTTGATCACTTCCAGCGCGCCGGAGAACAAAGCCCCCGCGGCGGGGCCGAAGAGGTAGTCGACCACTTGGTTCGGGAAGCCCGACAGGCCGATCCTCAGATACGGCCCAAGGGAAATGGTGGCCACGGCGCGGAGGATCACGGCCAGCGCGCACATGACGCCGCAGAACGCCACCACGCGGATGGAACGGAACTCGCGCAGCGAAGCGAGCCAACGGTTTTCGCCAGCGCCCAACGAACGCGGATTGCCTGATGTCATCATACAAAAGCGCCTCCTTCGCAGTAATTTCCTCTTACTACATAAGGAGGCGGACTCGCCCGATATGCAGCAGCGGGATGCAAAACCCGACACCGCAAGCCCGGAAGGCTTTTCGTCCAGCTGTCAACTCCCCGTTCAGCCGGCACTTGACGCATCGGTTTTTACTCTGCTTTGAGATGCCTCTATTATAATCGCCGTTTTGGACAATGCAAGACTCTTTTCGGAAAACGGCCGGCGTGCTACCATAATCACGGAAGAAAATCGTCAGCTCCGGCTTTCCACGGGCGAGGACTGGCGCAAAAAGGCGGAAACGTCATGAAAAGAATTCTCAGTTTTGCAGCCGTCGCCCTATTGGCGCTGGGGGGATGGATCGGCTGGAACCAATTCGCAAAAACTCGGAAGCACAGCGTGAGCTTCTACGCCATGGACACGCCGATCACGCTGACGGCGTACGGGCCCCGCGGCAAGAGGGCGCTGTCGCTGGCCCGCGCGCGCGTCAAACAGATCGAAAGCAAGCTGTCCGTCACCGATCCGCGCAGCGACGTCGGCCGCCTCAACGCCGCCGGCGGCGCGCCGGTACAGGTCGGCGAAGACGCGGCAGCGCTGACGGCCTTCGCGCTGCGCATGAACGCCCTGACGGACGGCGCGTTCGACCCCACGCTCTATCCCGCGCTGCGCGCCTGGGGCTTCACGACGGAGGAACGCCGCGTGCCCGAAGCCGCCGAATTGGCGGAACTGCTCAAACTCGCCGGCGCGGAGCGCGTCCACCTCTCTGGACGAACGCTGCGCCTCGACGAAGGCAGCATGCTCGACCTCGGCGCCGTCGGCAAAGGATTCGCCGGCGACGAAGCGCTGGCCGCCATGGCCGCCGCGGGCGTTGAATCGGCGCTGGTCAACCTGGGCGGCAACGTGCAGACGCTAGGGGTGCGCCCCGACGGCCAAAGATGGCGCATCGGCATCAAGTCCCCGACGGCGGCCTGATCGGCGTGCTGCGCACGGCGGCGGAGGCCGTCGTCACTTCCGGCGGCTACGAACGTTTCTTCACCGGCCCCGACGGCCAGATCTACTGGCACATCCTCGATCCGCGCACGGGCGCCCCGGCGCGCAGCGGCGTGATCTCCGCCACGGCTGTCGGCCCCGAAGGCAGAATCTGCGACGCGATGTCCACGGCGTACTTCGTCATGGGCGCGGAAAAAACCGCCGCGTTTTGGAAAGAACACGGCAGTCCCGGCTTCGTGCTGCTCGCCGAAGACGGCGAACTGTGGGTCAGCGAGGATCTGAACGCGCGCTTCGCCGTCGATCCCGCTTACGCGGACGCGAAAGTAACGGTGGTGCGGCGATGAAAAAATTCATCCCCGCCGCCCTGCTGCTCCTGATCGGCTGGTGCCTGTGGCGCTGGTTCGCGCCGCCCGGCCGGATCGTCGAGATCGTGCAACGCGGCAAAGTGATCGCCCGCCTCGACCTGAGCCGCGAAACGGGTTCGCGCACCATCAACATCCGCGCTCCCGGCGGCGGTTATAACCGCCTGCTCGTCGAACGGGGACGCGTCAAAGTGCTGTGCGCCGACTGTCCGGGACAGGACTGCGTAAGAATGGGCTGGCTGCGCTCGGCCTCGCTGCCGCTGATCTGCCTGCCGCACGGACTGACGGTGCGTTACGCGCCGCGCAGCGAGGGCGAGCTCGACAGTCTGTCGCAATAGGAGGGAAAGATGAACACGAAAAACTTCGCCCGACTGGCGCTGCTCACGGCGCTGTCGCTGATCCTCTTCGCCGCCGAGATGGCTCTGCCCGCGCCCATCCCCGTGCCCGGCGCCAAGCTGGGGCTGGCCAACGTCGTCACTGTCTGGGCGCTCTACCACTGCACCGCTCGCGAAACGTTGCTGGTGCTGCTGGCCCGCATTTTGCTCGGCGCGCTGCTCACCGGCAATGCGGCCGCACTGATCTTCAGCCTGTCGGGCGGAATGCTCTGTTTGGCCGGCACGCTGCCGCTGCGCCGCGTCATCCCGGAACGTCGCCTGTGGCTGTGCAGCGCCGCCGGCGGCGCGCTGCACAACGTCGGGCAGCTGGCGGCCGCCATTGCCGTGACGCAGACCGCGGGGCTGCTCTCCTACCTGCCGTTTCTGCTGGTCAGCGGCATCGTCTGCGGTTCGCTGACGGGACAGATCGCCCAGCAGACCTCTGCGCGGCTGCGCTATTACCGTACGCGCGACCGCGACGATCTGCCGGCGCAGAATCTTTGACCGCAGGCTTCTGATTCACAAGGAGACCAGCTATTAAAAGTCAAGTAGGAAATTCGAGCTCATGCCCGAAGTATTTCTAGCCGGTTGCCCGCGTGAAAAAGCCAAAGCGCCCCTGAAAACGGCATATTGGACAGAACTCAGACAAAACAAGCACGCGAACGAGCTCACACGGAAGCGACACGAGCAGGGAACCCCGCGGGAACAGGATCATTCTATGCCCTGGCGGCGTACCTCGTAAGGTTTGTTGGCTTTCAGAACAGCGTAAATCGTATAAAGCAGTTTTCTCGACACAGCCCCCAATGCAGTCCCATGCGCTTTCCCCTCACCGCGCTTCTTTTCGTAGAACGCTTTGAAGACAGGATCGCATCTGACT
This sequence is a window from Pyramidobacter sp. YE332. Protein-coding genes within it:
- a CDS encoding Gx transporter family protein translates to MNTKNFARLALLTALSLILFAAEMALPAPIPVPGAKLGLANVVTVWALYHCTARETLLVLLARILLGALLTGNAAALIFSLSGGMLCLAGTLPLRRVIPERRLWLCSAAGGALHNVGQLAAAIAVTQTAGLLSYLPFLLVSGIVCGSLTGQIAQQTSARLRYYRTRDRDDLPAQNL
- a CDS encoding folate family ECF transporter S component; amino-acid sequence: MMTSGNPRSLGAGENRWLASLREFRSIRVVAFCGVMCALAVILRAVATISLGPYLRIGLSGFPNQVVDYLFGPAAGALFSGALEVIKFMIKPEGVYFPGFTLSAVLAGVIYGTILYRRPLTVTRVFVAHLLVKLIVNLGCNTLWLVILYKKAVWAIFPARAMTNLICLPGDVLVTYLLLKTVERAILPLFGGRFSGRT
- a CDS encoding IS5 family transposase (programmed frameshift), with amino-acid sequence MEERRYELTSSEWNRIKRMLPPEHPKSGQRGRPAKYDNRRIINGILWLARSGAPWRDLPERYGKWQAVYARFRLWKQRGIFEAIFAALSADADMENLSIDSTSCKVHQSANGRGKTPEGGKKGQAIGMSRGGKNTKIHAIVDGLGNPLALLLSPGNDHDSRHAVSLLGQAEIRGSNVIGDKAYGSQAIREYITSREGSYTIPPKSDNPEPWFIDEHVYKERHLVECFFQKIKWFRRIFTRYDKLDASFFAFVLVAASVILLK
- a CDS encoding sodium-dependent transporter translates to MSREKDVARGQWKSKFGFLMAAIGSAVGLGNLWGFPYKMGKSGGGAFLVVYLAVVLLVGVVIMLGELALGRKTGKGAVEAYQALSKKFAWVGYLGVASPFIILAFYNVLGGMVLKYMVAFVESMFSGGANFANIKSGAYFGEFICSGSDMLLYLAIFQVLNIVVVMSGVESGIERFNKYAIPALAIILVGLAAYVYTFPGAEKGLDFMFKPNFAVFSDPEIGFFKVLKTAAGQMFFSLSLGMGVMITYGSYLSKEQDLSREMYIIPLADTIIAVLAGMVVMPACFAFGLAPAGGPSLLFVSLHEVFVTGMGGFSGSFVGFLFYFLVFLAAISSSMSLLEVCVAYLLDRQIRKGKAPARATTTIVLAAVLFVVSFPVALDGLGSNVAGGAAMNSPGVMMGLTKVPVAFDCWLDFYDMLSEGVMMPLGSLLMSVMFGWVVGTKVIADEVALTPGKKLRFEWLVDLCFKVIVPVILVVVLLAQLQDFGLI
- a CDS encoding NusG domain II-containing protein, which produces MKKFIPAALLLLIGWCLWRWFAPPGRIVEIVQRGKVIARLDLSRETGSRTINIRAPGGGYNRLLVERGRVKVLCADCPGQDCVRMGWLRSASLPLICLPHGLTVRYAPRSEGELDSLSQ
- a CDS encoding IS30 family transposase; translated protein: MCPDFKEEVCPQLSVPPYVCNGCPNRHRCTLKKRIYSAKSANDSYEKTLHEAREGFNISDAELADIDSFFSPLIKQGQSLYHIIRNNRDTVPCSESTARRLLLSGILEARKIDLPRAVRFKKRKGKRNNMKVDKKCREGRTYNDFLSFSEKHPDMLITEIDSVVGTAGGKVLLTVILRNCNFMLAFLRDKNTAQSVEQIFTMLFTLLGRKRYKSMFQVLLADNGTEFSNPTAIEKGPDGERKSYMFYCNPQAPQEKPKVENNHTLIRRILPKGTTFDNLSQTDINLMMSHINSYGRKKFNGKSPAEIFINLYGEDVLHLLGLELIPPQDICLKRTLLAGK